The following nucleotide sequence is from Dyella sp. BiH032.
CGGCGGCTTCATGCCCAACGGTTTCAAGGGCGTGCTGATGGCCCTGCAGATGGTGATGTTCGCCTACCTCGGGGTGGAGATGATCGGCCTCACCGCGGGCGAGGCGGACAAGCCGGAGAAGTCGATTCCCGATGCGATCAACTCCGTGTTCTGGCGCATCCTGATCTTCTACGTGGGCGCGCTGTTCGTGATCCTCTCGCTCTATCCCTGGAACGAGCTGGGCACGCACGGCAGTCCGTTCGTGATGACGTTCGAGCGGCTCGGCATCAAGTCCGCCGCGGGCATCATCAACTTCGTGGTGCTCACCGCCGCGCTGTCTTCCTGTAACGGCGGCATCTACAGCACCGGACGCATGCTGTACAACCTCGCCGGGCAGGGCCAAGCGCCCCGCGCGTTCGCGGTGACCTCGCGCAGCGGCATTCCGTATCGCGCGGTGCTGGTCTCGCTGGTCGCTCTGCTGTTCGGCGTGCTGCTGAACTACCTGGTGCCGGCGAAGGTGTTCGTGTGGGTGACCTCGGTGGCGACTTTCGGCGCCATCTGGACCTGGGGCGTCGTGCTGGTCACGCAGATGAAGTTCCGCCGCAGCCTGAGCCCGGCGGAGCGCGATCGCCTGGTCTTCCGCATGCCGGGTTTTCCCTATGCCTCGTGGCTGGCGCTGGCGTTCCTGGTGCTGGTGGTCGGGCTGATGGCGTACTTCCCCGACACGCGGGTCGCGCTAGTGGTAGGACCGCTGTGGCTGGTGCTGCTCGCGGTACTGTATGCGGTGTGCGGGTTGGGCAAGCGCAGCGTGGTGGAAGCCGCCGGTTGACTTCCATTCAACCGGCCAGCCTCGCCGCGAGCATGGCCTTCACCGACGGCCATTCCTCCCGCACGATGCTGTAGAACGCGGTATCGCGCGGCTGGCCGCCGGGTTCGAGCTTGTCCTTGCGCATGACGCCTTCGAAGGTCGCGCCGATCTTCTCCAGCGCGCGGCGGGAGCGCCCATTGTCGGCCTTGGCGCGGAACTGCACCCGGTTGGCGTCGAGCGTCTCGAAGCAGTACGCCAGCAGGAGCTGCTTGCATTCGGTATTGATGCCGCTGCCCCAGAACGCGCTCGCGATCCAGGTGACGCCGATCTCCAGCTTCTTGTCCTGGGGATGGATGTCCAGGAAGCGCGTGGTGCCGACGATCCGTCCGCTGCCGGCGAGGCACACCAGGAATGGGTAGGCTTTGCCGAGTTCGCGGTCGCGCAATGCCGCGCGAAAGTTGGGATAGAAGATCGCCGGATCCGAGTAGTCGACCGAGGTCAGCCGCCACATCTCGCGATCGCCCGCGACCGCGAACAGAGCGTCCAGCGTGTCTTCTTCGAGGGGGCGCAGTTCGACCCTGCGGCCGGCGAGCGCGAGGGGATGGGCAATCCAAGTAGGCAAGGCGCACCTGTCGGCGAGGTCGGAAGGCTGCGCATTGAACCTCGGTCGCATGGCTTTTCCGCGGCAGGGCGAAGGCCGCGGCGAGGTGCGTTGCGCCTGCCCGCATCGATGGGCGTATCCTGGCGGCCGCCATCCGGCAGCTTCCCGCGAACGCAAGAGTCCGTTGCTTGGCCAAGCAGACCCACCACGTCGTGCCGTACCGCTCGCGCCTGCCGGGCGTGGAAGCCTTTTCGCTGCTGAGCGAACGCGCCTTTCCGCGCCATGCGCACGATCACTACGGGATCGGCGTGCTCACCGCGGGTGCGCAGAAGTCGTGGAGCGGGGTAGGGGCGGTGGAGTCCGCGGCGGGCGATGTGATCATGGTGAACCCCGGCGAGATGCACGATGGCGCGCCGATCGGCGGCGCACGCGGTTGGCATATCGTCTACCTCGACCCTGAGCTGATCGCGCGCGAACTCGCCGGCGAGCCGGGCGGCGACGCCGTCTTTCGGCCGGTAGCGCACGACCGGCACCTCGCTGGCGACATCATGCGATGGCTGGCGGCGCTGCGGGATCCGGCGCTGGATGCGGCGGCCGAGGAGCTATTGCTGGCCTGCCTGGCGCGCGTGGTCGGCCGGCACTGCCTCAGTGGCGGCCGGCGGCCAGGACGGTCGCCGCCCATTGTCCGCGCGGTCGAATGGATCGAGGCCGCGCCGGAAGCGGACACCCCCCTCGCCGAACTGGCCGCATCGTGCGACCTCAGCCGCTTCCAGCTGATCCGCGGCTTCATGCGCGACGTGGGTACCACGCCGCATGCCTATCGCCTGCAGTTGCGCGTGCGGCTCGCCCGCCGTCACCTGGCGGAAGGACAGGCCGTGGCCGACGCCGCGCTGTTGGCCGGCTTCGCGGACCAGAGCCATCTCACCCGCGCCTTCGTGCGCCAGTTCGGCATCACGCCGGGGCGCTACCGGGCCATGCTCGGCTGAGGCGGCGCGCGCGCACTTTCGTTCAAGACCGCGCATGGCGTGCGCCGGGAAGCTGGGGCCTTTCCCGGGAGACACCGCCATGATCCTCGTTCCCGCCGCGAACGCCGGCTTCCTGCTCACCTCGCTGCTGGTGGTGGCCTCACCGGGCACCGGCGTGCTCTATACCGTCTCGACCGGCTTGTCGCGCGGCACGCGCGCCAGCCTGGTGGCGGCGTTCGGTTGCACGCTGGGTATCGTGCCGCATCTGCTGGCCGCGGTCTTCGGGCTGGCGGCGGTGTTCCGCGCCAGCCCATTTGCCTTCGAGGCACTGAAGTACCTCGGCGCGGGCTATCTGCTCTACATGGCGTGGCGCACCTGGCGCGATCGCGGCGCGCTGGAGCCGGCGGAGCCGGTGGCCGCGCGCACGCCATGGCAGACGATCGCTTCGGCGGTCCTGCTCAACCTGCTTAATCCCAAGCTGCCGATCTTCTTCCTTGCGTTCCTCCCGCAGTTCATCGCTCGGGACGCCCCGGCACCGGTGACCGCGCTGCTGATGCTCGGCGCGGTCTTCATGTTGATGACGCTGGCGGTGTTCGCGGTGTACGGCGTGTTCGCGTCCTTCATGCGCGCGCGGGTGCTGGCGTGTCCGCGGGTAACGGCGTGGCTGCGGCGCGGTTTCGCCGCCGGTTTCCTGGCGCTGGGGCTGAAGCTGATGCTGACCGGCAGCCGGTCGTAGGCGAGGAAGGTGCCGCGGCGCGCATCAGCGGTTCATGCGCTCGGCCAGCGCCATCGCGTCGAAGGGTGCATGGACCTTCTGGTCGTTGTCGAAATACACATAGACGTCGCGCGACTTGCGCGCGGGCGGGGAGGTCTCCGGCGCGGCCAGCCGCGCATCCCGCGGCTGCGAACCTTTCATCCATGCCTGCAGGCGCCGCGCCCAGGCGCGCAAGGCGGCGGGGCCGTAGCCGCTGGCGTACAGCTCTTCGTCGCCGTGCAGCCGCAGGTACATGAAGCCCGCGGTGACGTCCTCCAGCAGCGGCCAGCGGCCGGCG
It contains:
- a CDS encoding AraC family transcriptional regulator produces the protein MAKQTHHVVPYRSRLPGVEAFSLLSERAFPRHAHDHYGIGVLTAGAQKSWSGVGAVESAAGDVIMVNPGEMHDGAPIGGARGWHIVYLDPELIARELAGEPGGDAVFRPVAHDRHLAGDIMRWLAALRDPALDAAAEELLLACLARVVGRHCLSGGRRPGRSPPIVRAVEWIEAAPEADTPLAELAASCDLSRFQLIRGFMRDVGTTPHAYRLQLRVRLARRHLAEGQAVADAALLAGFADQSHLTRAFVRQFGITPGRYRAMLG
- a CDS encoding LysE family translocator, giving the protein MILVPAANAGFLLTSLLVVASPGTGVLYTVSTGLSRGTRASLVAAFGCTLGIVPHLLAAVFGLAAVFRASPFAFEALKYLGAGYLLYMAWRTWRDRGALEPAEPVAARTPWQTIASAVLLNLLNPKLPIFFLAFLPQFIARDAPAPVTALLMLGAVFMLMTLAVFAVYGVFASFMRARVLACPRVTAWLRRGFAAGFLALGLKLMLTGSRS
- a CDS encoding GNAT family N-acetyltransferase — its product is MRPRFNAQPSDLADRCALPTWIAHPLALAGRRVELRPLEEDTLDALFAVAGDREMWRLTSVDYSDPAIFYPNFRAALRDRELGKAYPFLVCLAGSGRIVGTTRFLDIHPQDKKLEIGVTWIASAFWGSGINTECKQLLLAYCFETLDANRVQFRAKADNGRSRRALEKIGATFEGVMRKDKLEPGGQPRDTAFYSIVREEWPSVKAMLAARLAG
- a CDS encoding amino acid permease; translated protein: MHTNDEALKRGLQERHIRLMALGSAIGVGLFLGSANAIKLAGPAILLSYVLGGLAIFIIMRALGEMAVHNPVAGSFSRYAQDYLGPLPGFLTGWNYWFMWLVTCIAEITAVGIYMQVWFPDVPQWIWALAALAAMGAVNLAAVKAYGEFEFWFAMIKVVTIVLMIVGGGAMIVFGLGNGGIATGISNLWTHGGFMPNGFKGVLMALQMVMFAYLGVEMIGLTAGEADKPEKSIPDAINSVFWRILIFYVGALFVILSLYPWNELGTHGSPFVMTFERLGIKSAAGIINFVVLTAALSSCNGGIYSTGRMLYNLAGQGQAPRAFAVTSRSGIPYRAVLVSLVALLFGVLLNYLVPAKVFVWVTSVATFGAIWTWGVVLVTQMKFRRSLSPAERDRLVFRMPGFPYASWLALAFLVLVVGLMAYFPDTRVALVVGPLWLVLLAVLYAVCGLGKRSVVEAAG